One window from the genome of Mastacembelus armatus chromosome 18, fMasArm1.2, whole genome shotgun sequence encodes:
- the LOC113145902 gene encoding mamu class II histocompatibility antigen, DR alpha chain-like, whose translation MMMMKVKVSELVLVLVLSWVLCVSAEGQHQDSRISGCSDSDGEDVYGLDGEEKWYADFVNKRGVEPQPSFIDHTSYEEGAYEGAVAQQQVCKQNLKLTRNAVKDLPLENDPPSSPIIYSRDDVELDQQNTLICHVTGFYPAPVKIQWTKNGQNVTEGTSINVPFPNKDGSFRQTSRLEFTPQLGDVYSCTVDHPALDQPLTRIWDVEVQQPSVGPAVFCGLGLTVGLLGVAAGTFFLIKGNECS comes from the exons atgatgatgatgaaggtgaagGTGTCAGagctggtcctggtcctggtcctctCCTGGgtcctctgtgtctctgctgaaG GTCAACATCAGGACAGTCGTATCTCAGGCTGTTCAGACTCTGATGGAGAGGACGTGTACGGACTGGATGGTGAAGAGAAGTGGTACGCTGACTTTGTCAACAAGAGAGGAGTCGAACCTCAGCCCAGTTTTATTGATCATACCAGCTATGAGGAAGGAGCTTATGAAGGAGCTGTGGCTCAGCAACAGGTCTGCAAACAGAACCTTAAGCTCACTCGTAATGCGGTGAAGGACCTCCCACTGGAAAATG ATCCTCCTTCCAGTCCGATCATCTACAGCAGAGACGATGTGGAGCTGGACCAGCAGAACACCCTGATCTGTCATGTGACTGGTTTCTATCCTGCTCCTGTAAAGATCCAATGGACCAAGAACGGACAGAACGTGACTGAAGGAACCAGCATCAACGTTCCCTTCCCCAACAAAGACGGTTCCTTCAGACAGACCTCCAGACTGGAGTTCACGCCACAGCTGGGAGACgtttacagctgcacagtggatCATCCAGCCCTGGACCAGCCCCTGACCAGGATCTGGG atgtggaggTCCAGCAGCCCAGTGTTGGACCTGCAGTGTTCTGTGGACTGGGTCTGACAGTGGGTCTGCTCGGTGTGGCAGCTGGAACCTTCTTCCTCATCAAAGGGAACGAGTGCAGCTGA